In the Meiothermus cerbereus DSM 11376 genome, TTCCGGTGGTCTCGGGCAATGTTTCGCTCTACAACGAAGGCCCCAACTACCGCATTCCACCCACCCCGATGGTGGGGGTGGTGGGGTTACTGGAGAACCTCGAGCGCCGCGCCGAGCTGGGGTTTAGAAAAGCGGGCGAGTTTATTGTTCTCATCGGCAATCAGGAGGGCCACCTGGGGGCTTCCGAGTACCTGTGGGTGGTGCACGGCCAGGAGGCCGGGAACCCCCCACCCCTCGACCTTACCCTGGAGGCCAGCGCACAGGCCGCCATCCGCGAGCTCATCGAGCGGGGCTGGGTCCGTACTGCCCACGACCTGGCCGAAGGTGGGCTGGCGGTAGCGCTGGCCGAGATGTGCCTTCCGTATGGTCTGGGGGCCACCATCGAAATTCGCAGCCAGGCCCGGCCCGATGCCCTGCTCTTTGGCGAAGCCCCCAGCCGTATCCTTTTCACCATCGCGCCAGCCCAGCTTCAGATGGCCGTGTGGGTGCTGGAAAACCACGGCCTGCCCTACCACATTCTGGGCCAGGTCGGCGGCACCAAGCTCACCATCCTGATGCCCAAAGAGCGCCTGGAGTGGAGTGTGGCCGCCTTGCAAAGGGCCTGGGCAGCCCCGCTCAGGGAGGTGCTGCCGTGATGGACAAACCCCGGGAAGAGTGCGGTGTTTTGGGCCTGTGGTCGCCTGAGCCCCTGCCGGTGGCCGACCTGCTGCAACTGGGGCTTTTTGCCCTGCAGCACCGGGGCCAGGAGGCCGCGGGGATCTGTGTTTCCAACGGGAAAGACCTGGTCATTGAGAAAGACCTGGGGCTGGTCACGCAGGTCTTCGACGAAGCCCGGATGGAGCGACTGCGGATTGAGGGGGCCAACCTGGGAATTGGGCATACCCGCTACTCCACCACCGGCTCCAACCTGCGCTTCAACGCCCAGCCCCTCAATGTGCGCAGCTCCAAAGGCATTCTGGCCATCGCCCACAACGGCAATTTTGTTAATGCCATAGAGATTCGCCAGGCGCTTTTAGAGCACGGTGCGGTCTTCCAGACCACCAACGACACCGAGGTGATGATTAACCTGATTGCCCGTTACGCCAAGCTCAACCTGGTGGAGGCCACGGCCCGGGCCATGCGGGAGCTCACCGGGGGCTTTAGCGTGGTGCTGATGGATCGGCACACCGTGCTGGCCCTGCGCGATGGCAACGGAGTGAGGCCTTTGGTCATCGGGCGGCTGTCCAACGGCGGCTGGGTCTTTGCCTCGGAACCCCCCGCCCTGGCCCTGATGGGGGCCAGCTTTGTGCGCGACGTGCGGCCCGGCGAGCTGGTCTGGGTGGAGTCGGGAGAACTTCACTCCATGCAGGTGCTCGAGTCCAACCCCACCCCCTGCGCTTTCGAGTGGATCTACTTCGCCCGGGCCGACGCCACCCTGGACGGCATCGCCACCCATCCCGCCCGCATCCGCATGGGTGAGGTGCTGGCCCAGGAAGCACCGGCCCTGGCCGACCTGGTGGTGCCGGTGCCGGACTCGGGTATCGGAGCCGCCATCGGCTACAGCCGGGCTTCCGGGCTTCCCTTCGACTTTGGTTTGCACAAGAACCCCTACGCCGGCCGCACCTTCATCCAGCCCACCCAGGCCATGCGCGACCTCAAGGTACGGCTCAAGCTGGCCGCCACCCCCGTGGTGGCGGGCAAACGGGTGGTGCTGGTGGACGACTCCATCGTGCGCGGCACCACCTCGGGCCGCATCGTTCAGCTCTTGCGCGAGGCCGGGGCCACCGAGGTGCACGTGCGCATCTCCTCACCGCCCATCAAGTTCCCCTGCTACTACGGCATCGACACCGCCGCCCGCAAGGAGCTGGTGGCCTCTACCCACTCGGTAGAGCAGATCCGCCAGCTTATCGGGGCCGACTCGCTGGCTTTTTTGAGTGAGCCAGGGGTACGCCGGGCCATTGGGGGGCCGGTCTGCCTGGCCTGCTTCAACGGTCAGTACCCGGCAGGGCAGCCCGAAGAAGACCTGCGCAAAGAGGCGCTCGAGCAGGCCTGATATGAACCCCGCCTGAATCGTTTGGTTAGGGAGAGGTTAGGGCGCCATCTTTTTTCAGGCTGATGCTGCCCGCGCTGCAGGCGGGGGCCCCAAAAAAGAACAAATCATACCGGATTCAAAAAGATAATCTTCAAATAAAAAGCGCTAAGAGGCTATCTTTTTGAATCCTAGAGCACACCCCTCGCTGCGCTCGGCGAAGAAAGCGTATCCCTTTGGTCGGGTTAGTTCGACACCGTTCGGTGACGAACTAACCGAATCTGGTATCATATGAACCCCACCTGATGCTTTCTGTTTAGGGCAGGTTAAAGCCCGCCAGATGCATGGGCAGCTCCTGGCACAGCTTCAGGTGGGGGCCCCAGCAAAAAGAACAAATCAAAGACATTTCTTATCAAAATGATGAACCGGCCCAACCCTGGCTTTACCACACTGCCCAGGCCTGGTTTTGTTCAGATGCGCGGGGCCATTTTCTCTGAGGCGTGCTCCAGCACCCGCAGAAGCTGCACCATCTCCACCGCGCTGTACAGCGCTTCAGCCCCCTTGTTGCCCGCCTTGCCCCCCGCCCTGGCCTCGGCCTGTTCGGAGGTGTCGGTGGTAAGCACCCCAAAAGCCACCGGCTTCTCGCTTTCCAGCATGGCCTGCATCAGGCCGCTGGCCGCCTGCGCACTGACGTATTCAAAATGGGGGGTTTCGCCCCGGATTACCGCCCCCAGGGCCACCACCCCGTCCACCTCGGGATGGCGGGCCAGCCGCTTGGCGGCTAAGGGTAGCTCGAACGAGCCGGGCACCCAGACCACCAGGGCTTCCTCGGCGGGGCCACCCAGGCGGGCGTAGGCCTCGAGGGCGCCCTCGAGAAGCGCCTTGGTCACCCGCTCATTGAATCTACTCACCGCAAAAGCTAGACGAACATCCTGTGCCGAAAGGGTGGCTTGCAAATGCTTCATAGCGCCATACTAGGGCATCGCCGTGCGGCAGACAATGTGGCCTGTGGCCAAAAAAACCACCGGCGTCTTGCCTAAACTTGCACTTGCCCTCCTTCGGGGCAGGGTGCAAATCCCGACCGGCGGTAAAAGCCCGCGAAGCCCTTTTTGGGGCCCGATCCGGTGAAACTCCGGGGCCGACGGTAAAAGTCCGGATGGAAGAAGGAGGTGATGGTCGAACACTTTCGACCGTCCATGTGTATACATCTGTAAGCCGAAGTTTAGACGAGCGCTTTATCCAGCGCACCCTCCAGCTCGCAGAAAGGGGCCGCGGCCACACCCACCCGAACCCCCTGGTTGGCGCAGTACTGGTAAAAGATGGCCAGATCGTAGGAGAAGGCCATCACCCCTGCGCGGGTGCGCCCCACGCCGAAATCTTTGCTTTGCGACAAGCTGGCACCGCTGCTTTTGGGGCCACCCTTTACACCAGCCTCGAGCCCTGCAACCATCACGGGCGCACCCCGCCCTGCTCGCTGGCCTTGCTGGAAGCCGGGGTAGCCCGGGTAGTGGTTGCGGCCCGCGACCCCAACCCCAAAGCCCAGGGCGGCCTGGAGCGGCTCAGGGCGGCGGGCGTTCAGGTGGAAGCAGGGCTCTTAGAACAGGCCGCGCTGGCCCAGAACGAGGTGTTTTTCCACGGCCTAAAGCAGCAGCGGCCCTTTGTGCTCTGGAAGACCGCGCTGAGCCTGGACGGGCAGGCAGCCACCCAGAGCGGCCATGCGTACTGGATCTCAAATGCACTCGCCCGGCAGGTGGCCCAGGGCTACCGCCAGTGGCTGCCGGCGGTGATGGTGGGCGTGGGCACGGTACTGGCCGACGATCCGATGCTCACCGTGCGCGAACCGGATTTCAGGGCTTTTCCCTGGATGCTCGAGCCGCCCGCACTACGTGACCCCTTGAAGGTGGTGCTCGACAGCCAGGCCCGCACCCCCCCTACCGCCCGGCTCTTCGCCCCAGGACCCCGAGGCGAGGCTGCAAAAGTCGTTGTCCTGGTGGGCCCCCAGGCCCCCAAGGCACGCCTGCAAGCCCTGGAAGAGCGGGGCGCTACGGTGGTCGAGCTGCCTACAGAAGAGGGCCGGGTCAGCCTCGAGGCCGCCCTGAGCTGGCTGTGGGCCCAGGGCCTGGACGGCGTCCTGCTGGAAGGCGGCCCTACCCTGGCCGGGGCTTTCTTGAAGCGGGGATGGATCGACAAAGTAGCGCTCTTCCTGGCACCAAAGCTGGTGGGCCAAGGGCGCAGCGCACTGGCCGGTTTCGCGGTGGAGCGCATGGAACAAGCGCGGGACCTCGAGGTCAGCCGGCTGGAGGTGCTGCAAGGGGACATCTGGCTGGAGGGCTATCCCAAGGAGTAGACATGTTTACTGGAATCGTGGAGGAAGTGGGCACCATTCGCGAATCAAGCCAACGGGGCGAGCTACAGCGTATTGTGATTGAGGCCACAAAGGCGCTTCAAGGAACGCAGTTGGGCGATTCCATTGCGGTCTCGGGGGTCTGCCTGACCGTGGTGGAACTACAGCCGGAGGGCTTTTCGGTAGAGCTGGCCCAGGAAACCCTACGCCGCACCGCCCCCCGCTGGGAGGTGGGGCAGCGGGTCAACCTCGAGCGGGCCCTGGCCCTGGGTGGGCGGCTGGGCGGGCACCTGGTCACCGGCCACGTGGACGGGCAGGCCCGGGTGCTCCGGGTGCAGCGGGTGATGGGGGCCTGGGACGTCTGGTTCGAGGCCCCACCCACGCTGGCCCATTACATCGCTCCCAAGGGCTCGGTGGCCCTGGATGGTGTCTCGCTCACGGTGGCCGGGGTCGAGGAAAACCGCTTCTGGGTGACGCTGATCCCCCACACCCTGGAGCAGACCACCCTGCACACACTTGCAGAGGGCGACCGGGTGAACCTCGAGGTCGACCTGCTGGCCCGCTACCTTGAACGCCTGGTAATCCTGCGGGGAGGCAGCCATGCTTAGCCCAGTACCCGAACTGATCGAAGAGTTGCGCGTGGGTCGGCCAATTATCCTGGTCGACGACGAAGACCGGGAGAACGAGGGCGACCTGGTGATGGCCGCCGAGCACATGAGCACCGAGTGGATGGCCTTCATCATCCGTCACACCGGCGGGGTGGTCTGCCTGGCGATGAGCGAGGAATGGGCCGACCGGCTGGATCTGCCCCCCATGGTCAAGGACAACACCGCGCCCCGCAGCACTGCTTTCACCGTCTCCATCGAAGCCCGTGAAGGGGTGACCACCGGCATCTCGGCCGCCGACCGGGCCACCACAGTGCGCCTGGCGGCCCGCCCAGAGGCCACCGCTGCCGACTTCGTGCGCCCTGGTCACATCTTCCCCTTGCGGGCTCAGAAAGGTGGTGTGCTGCGCCGGGCCGGCCATACCGAGGCCAGCGTGGACCTCTGCCGCCTGGCCGGGCTCAACCCGGTGGCCGCCATCAGCGAGCTGATGCACGATGACGGCTCCATGATGCGCCTGCCGGCCATCCTGGCCTTCGCCCAGCAGCACGGCCTGAAGGTGGGCACCATCGCCGAGCTGATCCGCTACCGCCTCGAGCTAGGCGACGGCTACGTGCGCCGCGAGGCCGAGGCCAGCCTGCCCACCCGCTTTGGCACCTTCCGCGTGGTGGGGTACCGGGATACCCTCGCCCAAGGGGAACATGCCGCGCTGGTGATGGGCGACCTGACCGGGGATACGCCGGTGCTGGTGCGGGTGCACTCGGAATGCCTGACCGGCGACAGCCTGCACAGCCTGCGCTGCGACTGCGGTTTTCAGCGCGACCTGGCTTTGCAGCAGATCGCCCAGGAAGGGCGCGGCGTGCTGGTCTACCTGCGCCAGGAAGGGCGCGGTATCGGCCTCATCAACAAGCTAAAGGCCTACGCCCTGCAAGACCAGGGGCTGGACACCGTGGAGGCCAACCTGGCCCTGGGCTTTCCCCCCGATCTGCGCGACTATGGGGTGGGGGCCCAGATTCTGCGCGACCTGGGCATCCGCCGGATGCGCCTGCTCACCAACAACCCCCGCAAGGTGCGGGCTTTGGAG is a window encoding:
- the purF gene encoding amidophosphoribosyltransferase yields the protein MDKPREECGVLGLWSPEPLPVADLLQLGLFALQHRGQEAAGICVSNGKDLVIEKDLGLVTQVFDEARMERLRIEGANLGIGHTRYSTTGSNLRFNAQPLNVRSSKGILAIAHNGNFVNAIEIRQALLEHGAVFQTTNDTEVMINLIARYAKLNLVEATARAMRELTGGFSVVLMDRHTVLALRDGNGVRPLVIGRLSNGGWVFASEPPALALMGASFVRDVRPGELVWVESGELHSMQVLESNPTPCAFEWIYFARADATLDGIATHPARIRMGEVLAQEAPALADLVVPVPDSGIGAAIGYSRASGLPFDFGLHKNPYAGRTFIQPTQAMRDLKVRLKLAATPVVAGKRVVLVDDSIVRGTTSGRIVQLLREAGATEVHVRISSPPIKFPCYYGIDTAARKELVASTHSVEQIRQLIGADSLAFLSEPGVRRAIGGPVCLACFNGQYPAGQPEEDLRKEALEQA
- the ribH gene encoding 6,7-dimethyl-8-ribityllumazine synthase: MKHLQATLSAQDVRLAFAVSRFNERVTKALLEGALEAYARLGGPAEEALVVWVPGSFELPLAAKRLARHPEVDGVVALGAVIRGETPHFEYVSAQAASGLMQAMLESEKPVAFGVLTTDTSEQAEARAGGKAGNKGAEALYSAVEMVQLLRVLEHASEKMAPRI
- the ribD gene encoding bifunctional diaminohydroxyphosphoribosylaminopyrimidine deaminase/5-amino-6-(5-phosphoribosylamino)uracil reductase RibD — encoded protein: MEEGGDGRTLSTVHVYTSVSRSLDERFIQRTLQLAERGRGHTHPNPLVGAVLVKDGQIVGEGHHPCAGAPHAEIFALRQAGTAAFGATLYTSLEPCNHHGRTPPCSLALLEAGVARVVVAARDPNPKAQGGLERLRAAGVQVEAGLLEQAALAQNEVFFHGLKQQRPFVLWKTALSLDGQAATQSGHAYWISNALARQVAQGYRQWLPAVMVGVGTVLADDPMLTVREPDFRAFPWMLEPPALRDPLKVVLDSQARTPPTARLFAPGPRGEAAKVVVLVGPQAPKARLQALEERGATVVELPTEEGRVSLEAALSWLWAQGLDGVLLEGGPTLAGAFLKRGWIDKVALFLAPKLVGQGRSALAGFAVERMEQARDLEVSRLEVLQGDIWLEGYPKE
- a CDS encoding riboflavin synthase; amino-acid sequence: MFTGIVEEVGTIRESSQRGELQRIVIEATKALQGTQLGDSIAVSGVCLTVVELQPEGFSVELAQETLRRTAPRWEVGQRVNLERALALGGRLGGHLVTGHVDGQARVLRVQRVMGAWDVWFEAPPTLAHYIAPKGSVALDGVSLTVAGVEENRFWVTLIPHTLEQTTLHTLAEGDRVNLEVDLLARYLERLVILRGGSHA
- a CDS encoding bifunctional 3,4-dihydroxy-2-butanone-4-phosphate synthase/GTP cyclohydrolase II → MLSPVPELIEELRVGRPIILVDDEDRENEGDLVMAAEHMSTEWMAFIIRHTGGVVCLAMSEEWADRLDLPPMVKDNTAPRSTAFTVSIEAREGVTTGISAADRATTVRLAARPEATAADFVRPGHIFPLRAQKGGVLRRAGHTEASVDLCRLAGLNPVAAISELMHDDGSMMRLPAILAFAQQHGLKVGTIAELIRYRLELGDGYVRREAEASLPTRFGTFRVVGYRDTLAQGEHAALVMGDLTGDTPVLVRVHSECLTGDSLHSLRCDCGFQRDLALQQIAQEGRGVLVYLRQEGRGIGLINKLKAYALQDQGLDTVEANLALGFPPDLRDYGVGAQILRDLGIRRMRLLTNNPRKVRALEGFGLEIVERLPLKGGDNPHNQRYLLTKRERLGHWLED